Proteins found in one Mucilaginibacter gracilis genomic segment:
- a CDS encoding TlpA family protein disulfide reductase has protein sequence MVKTIAITTLSFSALLFNGYTNHIPSQGKNAHLQNLQHSSGNVKTATDTLGLKAGDKCPDIVFRDTTGYNGHDVKLSSFKGKYVLIDVWASWCAPCRAQYPHLVLLENKMKNKEIVFVSISIDTRVFRWKGPALQSMGGIQWMVKDEGFEKAFGITTIPRFILLDKKGNVLNPKMPLPSHPELEQELNKLKGI, from the coding sequence ATGGTAAAAACAATAGCTATAACTACTCTTTCTTTTTCAGCCCTGCTGTTTAACGGGTATACAAATCATATACCTTCGCAAGGTAAAAATGCGCATTTACAAAACTTACAACACAGCAGCGGCAACGTTAAAACGGCTACCGACACTTTAGGGCTTAAAGCAGGTGATAAGTGCCCCGATATTGTATTCAGAGATACCACAGGGTATAACGGGCACGATGTTAAACTTAGCAGCTTTAAAGGCAAATATGTACTTATTGATGTATGGGCTTCCTGGTGCGCCCCATGCCGTGCACAATACCCGCACTTGGTTTTATTGGAAAATAAAATGAAAAACAAAGAGATAGTTTTTGTAAGTATATCAATTGATACCCGCGTGTTTAGGTGGAAGGGCCCTGCACTCCAATCAATGGGCGGCATTCAATGGATGGTAAAAGACGAAGGATTTGAAAAAGCATTTGGTATTACTACCATTCCCCGGTTTATTTTACTGGATAAAAAAGGCAATGTTTTAAACCCCAAAATGCCCCTTCCATCGCACCCAGAACTTGAGCAAGAGTTAAACAAGCTTAAGGGAATTTAA
- a CDS encoding DUF1735 domain-containing protein: MLQKIYHNIFRSFFSFQGALLLGLLCIIGAASCNKGMSDADTLQAKFDSGMVSYIEGSNVVALNGLNYSFTPYFKGVPISLNGAAKTNDTVTSVVDPSLVAQYNQVYLEKNPTIPQGAFQVSYNGTFPIAGGSAQAKDSLYVLLKDGSQLNDSTAYLVPVTLAAKKGSKLKYSVFFFKVFVTKGDLKAKMYSIGTINGVSFNRLSSGALQTIHTSTGVPDSLKFKLSLNKVFPAHDVSVQATLLTQSELTAAIAKERFTGIPMPDNTGSLTKDLVTVPARSLLSKDSLTLRFPNKAVLAKSQWYVMGIKVVTYTGSQYGVPPVANDSCRAYVRFFLSN, translated from the coding sequence ATGTTACAAAAAATATATCACAATATCTTCCGGTCGTTTTTTAGCTTTCAAGGGGCGTTGTTGCTGGGTTTGCTATGTATAATAGGGGCAGCCTCATGCAATAAAGGCATGAGCGATGCGGATACCCTACAGGCCAAATTTGACAGCGGAATGGTTTCGTACATTGAGGGCAGCAATGTAGTGGCCCTAAATGGCTTAAATTACAGTTTTACACCGTATTTTAAGGGAGTACCCATATCGCTGAACGGCGCGGCAAAAACTAACGATACGGTAACCTCAGTTGTCGATCCGTCATTAGTTGCTCAGTACAATCAGGTTTATCTGGAAAAAAATCCAACAATACCCCAAGGAGCATTCCAGGTTTCTTACAACGGAACCTTTCCAATAGCAGGCGGTTCTGCCCAAGCTAAAGATTCCTTGTATGTTTTATTGAAAGACGGTAGCCAGTTGAACGATAGTACCGCTTACCTGGTACCTGTTACCCTGGCGGCAAAAAAAGGTTCCAAGTTAAAATACTCTGTATTCTTTTTTAAAGTATTTGTTACCAAAGGCGACTTGAAAGCCAAAATGTATAGCATCGGCACTATTAATGGCGTTAGCTTTAACAGGCTGAGCAGTGGTGCGCTGCAAACTATACATACGAGTACTGGTGTGCCCGATTCGCTAAAGTTTAAGCTAAGCCTAAATAAGGTATTTCCTGCGCACGATGTTAGTGTGCAGGCAACTTTACTTACACAAAGTGAGTTAACTGCGGCTATAGCCAAGGAGAGATTTACCGGGATACCGATGCCCGATAATACAGGCAGCCTAACCAAAGACCTGGTTACCGTACCAGCCAGATCCTTACTGAGCAAGGATAGTTTAACGCTCCGTTTCCCTAATAAAGCTGTTTTAGCAAAAAGTCAATGGTACGTTATGGGGATTAAAGTTGTCACTTACACGGGCTCTCAATACGGTGTACCACCTGTGGCTAACGACTCTTGCAGGGCTTATGTCCGGTTTTTCCTGAGTAATTAA
- a CDS encoding RagB/SusD family nutrient uptake outer membrane protein: MYKRTLLLVLAIYGLWSLSACKKFLDIAPSSTSVNPIKIQDFQEILNSDSLSKCHFYLLDVMSDDLTLTDAQVAASTNYYQRSFLWQSLIWNPSDVDVMYNSTYSRILQMNIILDRVNDAPADNYNTPENKSNVISQALINRAWYYLQLVNAYGAAYDATTSATDPGVPLTVTATNYTLLPRASVADVYAQVIADLKTAVKNPYLKSKGTDIIHPGKASGYALLARAYLYEGDYVSASNYADSVLATQSTLQSYSISGYVAPSQLPDLTTNPEILLGRVTLDIGFYTLYTATIMPSSTLTSTLTTSDLRYSKKFASASRFAPATYAVSGGNSMFFDNSVGVPEVMLIKAECLARSGNFAAAGALITTLRKARLTASTFAAENRTYTAANILGYVLDERRRELFYHGGLRLFDLKRLNKDATLKKDITRLNNSGKVIATLPAGSGLYLVPFSPTVLAANPNIVQNPR; the protein is encoded by the coding sequence ATGTATAAAAGAACACTATTACTTGTTTTGGCTATATATGGCCTATGGTCACTATCAGCCTGCAAAAAATTCCTGGATATAGCGCCGTCTTCTACAAGCGTTAACCCTATTAAGATCCAGGATTTTCAGGAAATACTCAATAGCGATTCGTTAAGCAAATGCCATTTTTATTTGTTAGATGTAATGAGCGACGACCTTACACTCACAGACGCCCAAGTGGCTGCTTCTACCAATTACTACCAGCGTAGTTTTTTATGGCAGAGCCTGATCTGGAACCCATCTGATGTAGACGTGATGTATAACTCAACCTATTCGAGGATATTGCAAATGAATATCATTTTAGACCGGGTAAACGACGCCCCGGCCGATAATTATAATACACCGGAAAATAAAAGCAATGTTATCTCACAGGCTCTTATTAACAGGGCATGGTATTACCTGCAGTTAGTAAACGCTTACGGAGCGGCGTATGATGCTACAACATCGGCTACAGACCCCGGAGTGCCGCTTACAGTTACTGCCACTAATTATACCTTATTGCCAAGAGCAAGCGTGGCAGATGTTTACGCCCAGGTAATTGCCGACCTAAAAACGGCTGTTAAAAATCCATACTTAAAAAGTAAGGGAACCGATATTATCCATCCCGGAAAGGCATCCGGTTATGCCTTACTGGCAAGGGCCTATCTGTATGAGGGTGACTATGTTTCGGCATCAAACTATGCCGATTCTGTTTTGGCAACACAAAGTACACTACAAAGTTACTCTATAAGCGGTTATGTGGCCCCATCTCAATTACCTGATCTGACAACTAATCCGGAGATCCTGTTAGGGCGTGTCACCCTGGATATCGGCTTTTATACGCTCTACACCGCCACAATTATGCCTAGTTCAACATTAACGTCAACATTAACAACCTCCGATTTACGATACTCTAAAAAGTTTGCATCAGCTTCAAGATTTGCGCCTGCTACTTATGCTGTTTCCGGCGGAAATTCTATGTTTTTTGACAACAGTGTTGGTGTACCGGAGGTAATGCTGATTAAGGCCGAATGTTTGGCACGCAGCGGTAATTTTGCTGCTGCCGGAGCGCTTATTACCACACTAAGGAAAGCCAGATTAACAGCTTCAACCTTCGCCGCAGAGAATCGTACCTACACAGCGGCTAACATTTTAGGTTATGTACTGGATGAACGCAGACGTGAACTGTTTTACCACGGCGGACTCCGTTTGTTCGACTTGAAAAGGCTGAATAAAGACGCCACCCTAAAGAAGGACATTACACGCCTCAATAACTCAGGCAAAGTTATAGCTACACTTCCTGCAGGCTCTGGCTTATACCTGGTACCGTTTAGCCCAACGGTTTTAGCAGCTAATCCTAACATAGTTCAAAATCCCAGATAA
- a CDS encoding carboxy terminal-processing peptidase: MLKKMGLGAVIYLYISFVNLSFSKAKAYPPGDIHPDKNQSAVCRLVVNMILANNYKKVAINDSLSVLVFDRYLKSLDENHSYLLAVDVAAFDQYKTLLDDDLQSGNLAHVFGMFNVFKMRNEERLKYALTQLDANYDFTKNDIYVPDRRKLPFIKTEADMNLMWNQRVKYDLLELQLSSPDIAKNRETLKKKYQNLLDQSAKTSSQDVFQLFMNAFTASVDPHAAYFNPFNASQFNVGITRALEGIGATLALSNEYVTIKSLTPGGPAYKTKLINPEDRIIAIAQGKDGDFQDVTGWRLDNAIALIRGPKGTIVKLKVLAKGKSASDEPLTVEVVRDKIILEDQSAKQEIRTYKAMGKNVKIGIISIPAFYFDHVAYTAGDRNYKSTTRDVKLLLDTLKQHNVDGIMIDLRGNGGGSLNEAVSLTGLFIKSGPVVQVRDVDQHIQVNQDFDPSIYYNGPLAVLVDRTSASASEIFSGAIQDYGRGLILGSQTYGKGSVQTTVDLNKVALKLAGQNKTNADTGKQDQFGQLNVTIGKFYRINGSSTQHKGVVPDIQLPSFIAPSKYGEDNEPSAMPWDTISKTDYIPVGLLNKVVPVLNSQYQKRSQTIAAYQAYSNEVKAYQDNQGPKTISLNAQAFKHTRDVNAKKALDRDNKLRVAIGLPALKKGEVKAKTDDLDFMKTEGAQILTDYIFLDKALFGINGPSYYPEGKTAN; encoded by the coding sequence ATGTTAAAAAAAATGGGCCTGGGGGCCGTAATTTACTTGTACATCTCATTTGTTAACCTGTCTTTTTCAAAAGCTAAGGCATATCCGCCCGGGGATATACACCCCGATAAAAATCAAAGCGCGGTATGCCGGCTGGTGGTTAATATGATACTTGCCAATAACTATAAAAAGGTAGCCATTAACGATTCGTTATCAGTTTTGGTTTTTGACAGATATTTAAAAAGTCTGGATGAAAATCATAGCTATTTATTGGCCGTAGATGTGGCAGCCTTTGATCAGTACAAAACGTTGTTGGATGATGACCTGCAAAGCGGCAACCTGGCTCATGTATTCGGTATGTTTAATGTTTTTAAAATGAGGAATGAGGAACGTTTAAAATACGCGCTTACACAACTCGATGCCAATTATGATTTTACTAAAAACGATATCTATGTGCCCGACCGGAGAAAATTGCCTTTTATAAAAACAGAGGCGGATATGAATTTGATGTGGAACCAACGGGTTAAATATGATTTGCTCGAACTGCAGCTATCAAGCCCGGATATAGCAAAGAATAGGGAGACACTAAAAAAGAAGTATCAAAATCTGTTGGATCAATCGGCCAAAACGTCGAGCCAAGATGTTTTTCAATTATTTATGAACGCGTTCACAGCTTCGGTTGATCCTCATGCTGCTTACTTTAATCCCTTCAATGCTTCCCAGTTTAATGTGGGTATAACCCGAGCCCTGGAAGGTATTGGCGCAACACTGGCATTAAGTAACGAATACGTAACCATTAAAAGTTTAACACCCGGAGGGCCTGCCTATAAAACAAAGCTAATTAATCCGGAAGACCGTATCATTGCCATAGCCCAGGGTAAGGATGGCGATTTTCAGGATGTTACTGGCTGGAGGCTTGATAATGCCATAGCGTTAATTCGTGGGCCCAAAGGAACGATTGTGAAGCTTAAGGTACTGGCCAAGGGAAAAAGCGCGTCTGATGAACCTCTAACCGTTGAAGTTGTTCGGGATAAAATCATTTTGGAAGACCAGTCGGCAAAGCAGGAAATACGCACCTATAAAGCGATGGGCAAAAACGTTAAAATTGGTATCATCTCCATTCCGGCTTTTTATTTTGACCATGTGGCTTATACAGCCGGTGACCGCAATTACAAAAGTACAACCAGAGATGTGAAACTATTGCTGGATACCCTAAAACAGCATAACGTTGATGGCATTATGATTGACCTGCGCGGTAACGGCGGCGGATCATTAAACGAAGCGGTTAGCCTAACGGGCCTTTTTATCAAATCGGGCCCTGTTGTTCAGGTACGTGATGTTGATCAGCACATTCAGGTAAATCAGGATTTCGATCCATCAATATACTATAATGGTCCGCTTGCCGTATTGGTTGATCGTACCAGTGCATCTGCTTCTGAGATCTTTTCGGGAGCGATACAGGATTATGGCCGCGGCCTTATTTTAGGTTCGCAAACCTACGGAAAAGGGAGTGTGCAAACCACGGTAGATTTGAACAAGGTAGCGCTAAAACTAGCAGGCCAGAACAAAACAAACGCTGATACCGGCAAGCAAGATCAATTTGGACAATTGAATGTTACCATTGGAAAATTTTACCGGATTAATGGTAGTTCAACCCAGCATAAGGGCGTCGTACCGGATATCCAGCTGCCATCATTCATCGCACCGTCAAAATATGGTGAAGATAACGAACCATCTGCTATGCCATGGGATACCATATCCAAAACTGATTACATCCCGGTAGGGTTATTAAATAAGGTGGTGCCTGTTTTAAACAGCCAGTACCAAAAGCGTAGTCAAACTATTGCTGCCTACCAAGCATATAGCAACGAGGTAAAGGCGTATCAGGATAACCAGGGGCCTAAAACCATTTCATTAAATGCGCAGGCATTTAAACACACCCGTGATGTTAATGCCAAAAAAGCGTTGGATCGCGATAATAAGTTACGGGTGGCAATAGGGCTACCGGCGTTAAAAAAAGGAGAGGTAAAGGCTAAAACGGACGACCTTGACTTTATGAAAACCGAAGGCGCCCAAATATTAACAGATTACATCTTTTTGGATAAAGCACTCTTCGGTATAAACGGGCCAAGCTATTATCCCGAGGGTAAAACGGCAAACTAG